GGACGTGTGAGACAGGAAGCAAGCCACAGGACAAGCGTGGCAGAGATGGGTCCCACCCCCGCTATCGTTGCCAGTCTCTCAGATAGATTCCAGTATCCAGAATCGCACATCCTACAGTTAGTCCATTAGTAGCGCCAGGATTTAGAACCACGAACCTAGTGTGTTCGAGAATAGTAGCCGGTGTTGGAAGCACCATCCGAAACCAGTAGCTGGTTACTTCTTTGTTGCATGTCATCCCTTACTCGTATGTGTTTCCGTTGTCTGCCAGGAGACCTCGCAGTGCTGAACTTCGCGAATGAAGTAACGAAGATCGATGAGgcgggaagaaagagatgcGAGAGAGTTGGGGATACAACTGCCCGCCCGCATCCGAAGAAGGCACCATTATTCCTGTGAACCCTTGATATGCTGTGATACACGAGGAGGCCATGCGGCGCCGATGAGGGACCCACAGTTGTCTTTCGAGAAAGGGTACACATGCATGAGGCTTTACAAATAGGAGTCCTTTTACATGTTACAGGGAAACGGCCAACATTGCTACAGTGGTTTTTTTAATAGAAAGACTCAACGAGACCACAAGAGACAATGCCTCGCCATCTCTCTCCAGGCGAGGCGGTGTCTTTCGCGGTACACAGACAGCAAGCAGGGAACGAGGCAATGATGAGGAGAAACCGATTTACACGGCATATCCACATTCGAGGAAATTGCACGGTTGAAGGACACGGGACATCCTTTTGAATGAAGTGTCAACGAAACTCTGagagtgttttttttcagtcCCTAGACATGACAAGCAGGCGCTCATTTGCGCCTCAAACCGCAGAAGACACCTTCGATAACAGCGCGGATGGGAGTCGAGACCCGAACCAGCGTTACGCCAAGCACGAAGTTGTTTTGGAGACGCGCTTATAAACAGAAGACCGCAAAAGTGGTCGCCAAAGCCGGACAACCAGATAGAGTTCGGCAGTCATGAATGCCACACCTGCGCGGAGGGCAGTTAGAGAAATAATGCGCGCGTCATTCacgcgaaaaaacgaacaaaCCGGGGGCATCGGGGAAACGCGAAGGTGGTTCGAAAGGCCGAAGGGTTGAACGTTCGGGAATCCAGATGGCCAGGTCTCGACTTTTTTGGGGCCAGCCGGCCGCTCAACATGCCAGGCAAAGGCAGTCGAATGAACAACGACGCATGGCTCGCTCACCATATAGTTAGTAGAGACCTCATGCACGGTGAGGCGGTGTTGTTGCCGCTCTGTCGCTCCAGGTAGAATTTGGAGGTGTGCCAGACGAATAGGCCAGAACGCCATAGAAAAGGAGGGTAACGAGCTGCGCAACCAGTTCGAGGGGCTCTTTCACGGTCCCTTACAGCCCTGTGGAGAGTTCATAGCTCTGACAGCATTTATCTGAACTCGACAGTCGATTCAGAAACCGAAACCGACCGTGTTGGGGAGGAGTCCCGAAACGGGTATGCGGGACCAAGAAGGCTGTTCAAAGACGAAGTTTGTTCGGCCGGCAGCTACGCTGCGATCCCTGGAGCTTCTGTACCATCGTCAGGCTTCTACGCTGTTTGTTGCCACTCTCACGTCCCCCTGTTCCTTTTCTGATTGCCACATCATTCGGGGTAATGTCGTTAAACCAGTCTTCAGCGAAACGTGGAAGGGTGAAGTGGGCATGCACCGGGTCTCCTGTTTTTTGAGTCAGTTGGAATGGGCAATTTCACATCCTCCGATCGTTTTCTGGAAAGATGCCCCTTGTTCTACGGCCGCAGGGATCCTGGAAGACTAGCGAACTACGTAGCCCATTGCACTGATCAGCCTGCCCTTCTGTTCATGTCTTCTGCTGCAGCGGCAGGTAGCAAATCGTTTCCTTATATTACTCAGTGATCATGACGAGCTGCATCAGAGTCTGCAATAAATCCGGAGAGGCTCAGTTACTGGGGCGATACCAGCGGCCCTCATCTGCTAGCGACAGCGCCTCATGTCGTGTCATGCCTTGCATAAGCAACAGTACGTCGTCCGTACGCAGAGTGTGCGTTCATCTTTTGTATTAGCTTGCGAAACTCTGGACATCAACTCGTTATCGTGTCTCCGCGCTGCATGCTGCCGCAGATGGTCACCTTTGAACGGAACATCGCTTGCCAACAAAcgtgtgtcttctgtgttGCAAATGAACTATAGAAGCGTTATAGAGGTAGTGGTTGGTTGCGTGtagaaggaaggagacatgTCATCAgtacagaggaagagacgcagcacACTAGGAAACCGAGCAAccacttctctctcgatgcGGTGGCGCGGTGCAGCGGTTATGGCTTCTCTATTGGTGTCCGATGACTCAAGTGAGTACTGCACCTCATTTGCACCGAGACGTTCACAGCCCGCCGGTTCCACAATGCGACTGGTCAAGTAATAGAGGCAGGATTAACCGTTATGTACTCGTCTGCGTGAATGTGCAGAACCGAGCAGCTTCGTCTGCACGAGCCGCGACTTTCACAAACGCACACTCGACAGTATCGGAACGCCGGGTCACGACCCCGGGGCTCTTGAGCTTTCCTGCACCAGAGAAACCGCTTTGTTACCTCCGGTAACGACGAAGTAGAAATCGCCCCCGGCCGCCAGTAGCGACTCGGCTCGAATCCCAGAAGTGGATTCCTATCCACAAGACATATGGCTTTCTATCTGGTCCAGGGGTAACAGCAATGCACAGTTTTTCGGCGTGACCCTTCATATAGTCACGTGTTCCTCTGGCCGTTACACCGGCTAGACACAAAGAGGGACACCGTAGATCACAATTGTGACGCATCAACGCAGCGCCGCGGCTGACGCTCGCACCACCCGATTCCCGTCTCTGACCCCATTAGTCGGTGTGACGGTGATCCTCAATGGCCAGTCGCCACCAAAATCCTTCCTTTTCCAGGAGACGTAGAGGAGTCACAGATTCGTTCCTGCTGCAGTGAGGCTCTTTGAAGATATGTACCCCGTCGAGGCATAATGGACGAAGCCGACGTCCATTCTTCCTGCGTCCTGGTTGAccgctgtcgctgtctcgtgGGAATTGCCCTACGGCGTTTTGCTGTGGAAGTCGCTGTTCGTTAGCCTCGTATCGAGTCTACGGTTCCCCGCTCAGTCGGCGGCCAATAgaaacacaaagaaaaaccaAGAGTCCCTtgaaaaagggaggaagaaaccgTCACAGAtactcttctctgcttcgccgttCCTTGCTGCTTTCTACATTCTGTCGGAGTGGGcggtttctcctcttgtctgGCGCCTCCCCTGCATCTCTTCCACCACTGTGGAGCGCATTGTTCTAACCGCGATATTTTTATATTCCGATGTGGGCAAGGCACCTATGGCGTCAGGTGAGATGATGCATATAACAACGAAGCTTTCCATCCTCATTTCGTTTCAATGTGTGCTTTGTACGTTCTTACCCGAGCGCGTCACTTCGCAAGCCATGCTGAAGCCAGCACGCGATCCAGAAGGTGCTCGCGGGGTTGGTTCCTCGTCAGTTTCAGTGTCACAGGCTTCAAGTGTTGTAGGGACACAGGCACGGTGGCTTGCCGAAGGCAGCCCTGGTGAGGAGCCTGATCCTGTCCGTGAATTGCTCGATCTTGAAGAGGAGCTCCAGGACCTTCTTGCATTGAGACACAGGGAGCGGCAATGCTTTCGGCAATGCGTGAGGCAGTGGGGTTCCGCTGAATCCTTCGTTCGCCACTGCACTAGGCAAAGAAGCACAGTAAGTCTTCTGGCAGGCGACACGCTTCGTACGCAGGGTGTCAGCGTGCTGTATGCGGCGAGAAGTGTATTTGATTCAGAAAGGCCATACTGAGGTTGCCGCAGGCGAACGTTCGACGACTGGCTGTGATCCTCCGGCAGCGAGTCAGTGAACGACATAAGTGCTCATGAAGTATCCCAGTCACGTACATCGTGAACGAACTGCTCAAACGAGTTTTCGAGACAAGATATAATGGACCGGCTTACTTCCAATGTGTGAATGGAATGTAGTTATTGATACAGCGCTGTGGCCGCGCTTTTGGTATCCTATACTGTTAGGCGGCGACAGACCCAGAAACGTTGAAACAGATGTTTGAACAAAAGcgtgaagagaaggaagcggctTGCAACGTCTGGGCGGCATTGCTAGATGCCCTATATGAGAAAATTGAGGCCGTGAACCaaaagcggaagaaaacgcaaaagcAACTCACACAGGGGCAGCTCGAACAGTATCGTGCCACAAAGGCTGCGCGCGATAGAGCTGAAGGCGGCAGGGTAAGTTCGCGTTCCTCGTCGGGTGAAGCAGCGGATCCTGCGAGCACGAGCCAACCACCTGGTGGTGCGGAAGGAACGCCAGATGACGGTGGGTCCGTGGAGACCTTGGATAGGGAATTAGCTCGAGTAAGGCGGCAACTGGCACTGACGgtagaaaacgagagaagctgTCTCAAAAAGCTGAGGACGCATCTGGAGCATTCTGCACCACTTCCAATGAAGGGAATGCCTTCACCTGAACGAGAGCGCTCCAGTGCCGCCCGACGCAAGTGGATGGCCCGACGCCTCCAACTCGAACAAGACGCCGAACTGGTGCACGAAAACATCGTTAAACTCCGTGAACGGCTGGGGGGACTTAAACAACGAAAGAATGCATTCGTGAAAGTGCGCGGATTCCCTGCAGGCACTAGAGGCTGTGCAAATGccgctctccgtttctccgccTATGACATTACCGTCGATGAACGTGCGGCGGCTACACCGTGGTTTCAACGCCCTAATTTCTTGAGCTTGAGCCACCGCTCGAGTGGCGCTCCTCCTGCTCCAGCTGCACGACCGCCTCGTGGACCCCGACATAATGTGTTTCCTGCTCGGAGCCAACACGTATCGCGTGCAAGTCGGAAGCCAGGTAATAAAAGTTGTCACCCTCGTGCAGCTGAAGGCAGCGGTGAGAAACGTGCCGAATCCAAAGCAAGCAAGCACGAGTACGTCCGGACTTGCAGGACCATCAGAGTTCCAAAATGAACGAGTGCACTGCGCTCTATATGGGACTGACGAATCCGTCGTCGACAGTAGCGAGTCGTTGGCAAAACCGTGTTCTGTGAAATGGCACGGCTGATTTCGTTTCCGCCTGACAGCTGGTTCAGCAGCAGGGGATGCGAGTCTGTAGACAAAGCTGCCACAGTTGCCGGAGTCATGACGATGTGGatgtcgtctccttcttccgtgTTTAGAGCCAATGCCAGAGGGTCACGTGGAATCTTCCAACGCCACCGCTTTCCGCGTTACAGCGTCGGAGTGACCCCGCTGGGTGCATTAGACCTCTCGTTTTGTCGCTGGAACAGGAGTCAGTCACGTTCGTAGTGCCGCGGCGAATGTATGAACTACGAGGCTAGTTTCTCTTGGAGGTCGTTGGAATAGCTCTCTGGAACAGGCACTGTTAGAGAACCGAGCCCATCAGTAATGTTCCCCGTGTAATCTGAGATCTCCAGTGATGTGTAGGTGACTGACATTGCGGTTAGCGTACGGAAGACATCAGGATGCCTTTCATCTCTTTGAATCGATTCAACAGGTGCTTCAGAGAGGCGatgtgttttcttcgttcaaCCCACGGGCGCTTTGAGATGCGCCTGAACTCTCCACGGCTCCTCAACGTGCGCAACATGCAAGGCACTGGCTGagtgtcgctgcttcttctgcttcaggCACTGCGACAAGCGAACCAGATTCACCGGGCGAGGGAACATCCGGGATTGTCGCGAAGACGCCGACAGACGACGCTGCCAAGAGACAGCGTCGTTCAAGTCCCCCCCGGCCACGTGAGCATTTGTAGTGCAGGCATGGGGGAGCTCACACCAGAAACCCCAGGATACATGGTGGAGTCTGAGGCTAGAAGGATCATTCNNNNNNNNNNNNNNNNNNNNNNNNNNNNNNNNNNNNNNNNNNNNNNNNNNNNNNNNNNNNNNNNNNNNNNNNNNNNNNNNNNNNNNNNNNNNNNNNNNNNNNNNNNNNNNNNNNNNNNNNNNNNNNNNNNNNNNNNNNNNNNNNNNNNNNNNNNNNNNNNNNNNNNNNNNNNNNNNNNNNNNNNNNNNNNNNNNNNNNNNNNNNNNNNNNNNNNNNNNNNNNNNNNNNNNNNNNNNNNNNNNNNNNNNNNNNNNNNNNNNNNNNNNNNNNNNNNNNNNNNNNNNNNNNNNNNNNNNNNNNNNNNNNNNNNNNNNNNNNNNNNNNNNNNNNNNNNNNNNNNNNNNNNNNNNNNNNNNNNNNNNNNNNNNNNNNNNNNNNNNNNNNNNNNNNNNNNNNNNNNNNNNNNNNNNNNNNNNNNNNNNNNNNNNNNNNNNNNNNNNNNNNNNNNNNNNNNNNNNNNNNNNNNNNNNNNNNNNNNNNNNNNNNNNNNNNNNNNNNNNNNNNNNNNNNNNNNNNNNNNNNNNNNNNNNNNNNNNNNNNNNNNNNNNNNNNNNNNNNNNNNNNNNNNNNNNNNNNNNNNNNNNNNNNNNNNNNNNNNNNNNNNNNNNNNNNNNNNNNNNNNNNNNNNNNNNNNNNNNNNNNNNNNNNNNNNNNNNNNNNNNNNNNNNNNNNNNNNNNNNNNNNNNNNNNNNNNNNNNNNNNNNNNNNNNNNNNNNNNNNNNNNNNNNNNNNNNNNNNNNNNNNNNNNNNNNNNNNNNNNNNNNNNNNNNNNNNNNNNNNNNNNNNNNNNNNNNNNNNNNNNNNNNNNNNNNNNNNNNNNNNNNNNNNNNNNNNN
This window of the Toxoplasma gondii ME49 chromosome VI, whole genome shotgun sequence genome carries:
- a CDS encoding hypothetical protein (encoded by transcript TGME49_241305) gives rise to the protein MLKPARDPEGARGVGSSSVSVSQASSVVGTQARWLAEGSPGEEPDPVRELLDLEEELQDLLALRHRERQCFRQCVRQWGSAESFVRHCTRQRSTAATDPETLKQMFEQKREEKEAACNVWAALLDALYEKIEAVNQKRKKTQKQLTQGQLEQYRATKAARDRAEGGRVSSRSSSGEAADPASTSQPPGGAEGTPDDGGSVETLDRELARVRRQLALTVENERSCLKKLRTHLEHSAPLPMKGMPSPERERSSAARRKWMARRLQLEQDAELVHENIVKLRERLGGLKQRKNAFVKVRGFPAGTRGCANAALRFSAYDITVDERAAATPWFQRPNFLSLSHRSSGAPPAPAARPPRGPRHNVFPARSQHVSRASRKPGNKSCHPRAAEGSGEKRAESKASKHEYVRTCRTIRVPK